A region of Streptomyces deccanensis DNA encodes the following proteins:
- a CDS encoding DUF6351 family protein produces the protein MAVRTRRSTRRSTKRALTALAATVVLSLTGASVSTATPAAAAPAVERLTGTLPDGAAWIADVPENWNGTLIVFSHGFGATTPQNAPREAVRLRLLEEGYALTGSSYDVSETLWALESAARDQVATVEAVTERIGEPVRTLSIGQSMGGLVNAQLARSGAGGIDGALGLCGLVAGANDLHTYQLDAEYTIAQLLLPGTPVKLVDFASEAEGAATGRQLTDAVVAAQKTPEGRARIALAAAYLNLPTWAPGKERPAPGDRDEQQAQQYAWLAQGVLNRVEPARFHVEKALGGNNSGNKGVDYARVLATSQHAPLVKALYKKAGLDLRADLRDLTNNATITADPAAVAEGLRTSSAGQGLAVPLLNIHTTADDLVPVEQESRFATRVRASGDAAQLRQAYVERQGHCAFTTAETVAALHALESRLDTGRWGASATPAALQSAATALGLDGAAYIPYRPAELTIGRRP, from the coding sequence ATGGCCGTACGCACCCGCCGCTCCACCCGCCGTTCCACCAAGCGCGCCCTCACCGCCCTGGCCGCGACCGTCGTCCTCTCGCTGACCGGCGCCTCCGTCTCGACCGCCACCCCCGCGGCCGCCGCGCCCGCCGTCGAACGCCTCACCGGCACCCTCCCCGACGGCGCCGCCTGGATAGCGGACGTCCCGGAGAACTGGAACGGCACCCTGATCGTCTTCAGCCACGGCTTCGGCGCCACGACGCCGCAGAACGCCCCCCGCGAGGCCGTACGCCTCCGCCTCCTCGAAGAGGGCTACGCGCTCACCGGCTCCTCCTACGACGTGAGCGAGACCCTCTGGGCGCTGGAGAGCGCGGCGCGCGACCAGGTCGCCACCGTCGAGGCGGTCACCGAGAGGATCGGCGAACCCGTCCGCACGCTCTCCATCGGCCAGTCCATGGGCGGGCTGGTCAACGCCCAGCTCGCCCGCTCGGGCGCGGGCGGGATCGACGGCGCCCTGGGCCTGTGCGGTCTCGTGGCAGGAGCCAACGACCTGCACACCTACCAGCTCGACGCCGAGTACACGATCGCCCAGCTCCTGCTCCCCGGCACTCCCGTGAAGCTGGTGGACTTCGCCTCCGAGGCCGAGGGCGCCGCCACCGGGCGCCAGCTCACCGACGCCGTCGTCGCCGCCCAGAAGACCCCGGAGGGCCGCGCGCGGATCGCCCTCGCGGCCGCCTACCTCAACCTGCCCACCTGGGCACCCGGAAAGGAGCGCCCCGCCCCCGGCGACCGGGACGAACAGCAGGCCCAGCAGTACGCGTGGCTGGCCCAGGGCGTCCTCAACCGCGTCGAGCCCGCCCGCTTCCACGTCGAGAAGGCCCTCGGCGGCAACAACTCCGGCAACAAGGGCGTCGACTACGCGCGCGTGCTCGCGACTTCCCAGCACGCTCCCCTCGTCAAGGCCCTCTACAAGAAGGCCGGCCTCGACCTGCGGGCCGATTTGCGCGACCTGACGAACAACGCCACCATCACCGCCGACCCGGCCGCCGTCGCCGAGGGCCTCCGCACGTCCTCCGCCGGCCAGGGCCTCGCCGTCCCCCTCCTCAACATCCACACCACCGCCGACGACCTCGTCCCGGTGGAACAGGAGTCCCGCTTCGCCACCCGGGTCCGCGCCTCGGGCGACGCCGCGCAGCTCCGCCAGGCCTATGTCGAACGCCAGGGCCACTGCGCCTTCACCACCGCCGAGACGGTGGCCGCCCTGCACGCCCTGGAGTCCCGCCTCGACACCGGCCGCTGGGGCGCCTCGGCCACCCCGGCGGCGCTCCAGTCCGCCGCCACGGCCCTCGGCCTGGACGGCGCGGCCTACATCCCGTACCGCCCGGCCGAACTGACCATCGGCCGCCGCCCGTAG
- the radA gene encoding DNA repair protein RadA: MAARTKTAKDRPAYRCTECGWQTAKWLGRCPECQAWGTVEEYGTPAVRTTSPGRVTTSAVPIAQVDGRQATARSTGVPELDRVLGGGLVPGAVVLLAGEPGVGKSTLLLDAAAKSASAEHPTLYVTGEESASQVRLRADRINALHDHLYLAAETDLSAVLGHLDAVKPSLLILDSVQTVASPEIDGAPGGMAQVREVAGALIRASKERGMSTLLVGHVTKDGAIAGPRLLEHLVDVVLHFEGDRHARLRLVRGVKNRYGATDEVGCFELHDEGITGLTDPSGLFLTRRDEPVPGTCLTVTLEGRRPLVAEVQSLTVDSQLPSPRRTTSGLETSRVSMMLAVLEQRGRISALGKRDIYSATVGGVKLSEPAADLAIALALASAATDTPLPKNLVAIGEVGLAGEVRRVTGVQRRLSEAHRLGFTHALVPSDPGKVPPGMKVLEVADMGDALRVLPRSRRREAPRDEEDRR; the protein is encoded by the coding sequence ATGGCTGCCCGTACGAAGACCGCGAAGGACCGCCCGGCATACCGCTGCACGGAATGCGGCTGGCAGACGGCCAAGTGGCTGGGCCGCTGCCCCGAATGCCAGGCCTGGGGCACGGTCGAGGAGTACGGCACCCCAGCCGTCCGCACGACGAGCCCCGGCCGCGTCACCACCTCCGCCGTCCCCATCGCCCAGGTGGACGGCCGCCAGGCCACCGCACGCTCCACCGGCGTCCCCGAGCTGGACCGGGTCCTGGGCGGCGGCCTGGTCCCCGGCGCCGTCGTCCTCCTCGCGGGCGAGCCCGGCGTGGGCAAGTCCACGCTCCTCCTCGACGCCGCCGCCAAGTCCGCGAGCGCCGAGCACCCGACCCTCTACGTCACCGGCGAGGAGTCCGCCAGCCAGGTCCGCCTGCGCGCCGACCGCATCAACGCCCTCCACGACCACCTCTACCTCGCCGCCGAGACCGACCTCTCCGCCGTCCTCGGCCACTTGGACGCGGTCAAGCCGTCCCTCCTGATCCTCGACTCGGTCCAGACGGTCGCCTCCCCGGAGATCGACGGCGCCCCCGGCGGCATGGCCCAGGTCCGCGAGGTCGCCGGCGCCCTGATCCGCGCCTCCAAGGAACGCGGCATGTCCACGCTCCTCGTGGGCCACGTCACCAAGGACGGCGCCATCGCGGGCCCCCGCCTCCTGGAGCACCTCGTCGACGTGGTGCTGCACTTCGAGGGCGACCGCCACGCCCGCCTCCGCCTGGTCCGCGGCGTCAAGAACCGCTACGGCGCCACGGACGAGGTCGGCTGCTTCGAGCTGCACGACGAGGGCATCACCGGCCTGACCGACCCCAGCGGCCTCTTCCTCACCCGCCGCGACGAACCCGTCCCCGGCACCTGCCTGACGGTCACCCTGGAGGGCCGCCGCCCCCTGGTCGCGGAAGTGCAGTCGCTCACAGTCGACTCGCAGCTCCCCTCCCCCCGCCGCACGACCTCCGGCCTGGAGACCTCCCGGGTCTCGATGATGCTGGCGGTTCTGGAGCAGCGCGGCCGGATCAGCGCTCTCGGCAAGCGGGACATCTACTCCGCGACGGTCGGCGGCGTGAAGCTCTCCGAACCCGCCGCGGACCTGGCGATCGCCCTGGCCCTGGCGTCGGCGGCCACCGACACCCCCCTGCCCAAGAACCTCGTCGCCATCGGCGAAGTGGGACTGGCGGGCGAGGTCAGACGGGTCACGGGCGTCCAGCGCCGGCTCTCCGAAGCGCACCGTCTCGGGTTCACGCACGCGCTCGTTCCGTCCGATCCCGGCAAGGTTCCGCCCGGCATGAAGGTGCTGGAAGTGGCCGACATGGGGGACGCGCTCCGGGTACTGCCCCGATCCCGTCGGCGAGAGGCCCCACGGGACGAGGAGGACCGCCGGTAG
- the disA gene encoding DNA integrity scanning diadenylate cyclase DisA — translation MAANDRAAAPGKSGGSSGADGLMRASLSAVAPGTALRDGLERILRGNTGGLIVLGFDKTVEPMCTGGFVLDVEFTATRLRELCKLDGGIVLSSDLSKILRAGVQLVPDPTIPTEETGTRHRTADRVSKQVGFPVVSVSQSMRLIALYVDGQRRVLEDSAAILSRANQALATLERYKLRLDEVAGTLSALEIEDLVTVRDVSAVAQRLEMVRRIATEIAEYVVELGTDGRLLALQLDELIAGVEPERELVVRDYVPEPTAKRSRTVDEALRELDALAHAELLELPTVARALGYTGSPEGMDSAVSPRGYRLLAKVPRLPGAIIDRLVEHFGGLQKLLAASVDDLQTVDGVGEARARSVREGLSRLAESSILERYV, via the coding sequence GTGGCAGCCAACGACCGGGCAGCAGCTCCCGGAAAGTCCGGTGGGAGCTCCGGTGCCGATGGCCTCATGCGCGCCTCACTGAGCGCCGTGGCCCCAGGCACGGCCCTGCGCGACGGGCTTGAACGGATCCTCCGTGGCAACACGGGCGGGCTCATCGTGCTCGGCTTCGACAAGACCGTCGAGCCGATGTGCACGGGTGGTTTCGTCCTGGATGTCGAGTTCACGGCGACGCGCCTGCGCGAGCTGTGCAAGCTCGACGGCGGCATCGTGCTGTCCTCGGACCTCTCCAAGATCCTCCGGGCGGGCGTCCAGCTGGTCCCCGACCCGACGATCCCCACGGAGGAGACGGGCACCCGGCACCGCACGGCGGACCGCGTGAGCAAACAGGTGGGGTTCCCCGTCGTCTCGGTCTCCCAGTCGATGCGCCTCATCGCCCTCTACGTCGACGGCCAGCGCCGTGTCCTGGAGGACTCGGCCGCGATCCTGTCCCGCGCGAACCAGGCCCTCGCGACCCTGGAGCGCTACAAGCTCCGCCTGGACGAGGTGGCCGGCACGCTCTCCGCGCTGGAGATCGAGGACCTGGTGACGGTCCGGGACGTCTCGGCGGTCGCCCAGCGCCTGGAGATGGTCCGCCGCATCGCCACCGAAATCGCCGAATACGTGGTCGAACTGGGCACGGACGGCCGTCTCCTGGCCCTCCAGCTCGACGAACTGATCGCGGGCGTCGAACCCGAGCGCGAACTGGTGGTCAGGGACTACGTCCCCGAGCCCACCGCGAAGCGCTCCCGCACGGTCGACGAGGCCCTCCGCGAACTCGACGCCCTCGCCCACGCGGAGCTCCTCGAACTCCCCACGGTCGCCCGCGCCCTCGGCTACACCGGCTCCCCGGAGGGCATGGACTCGGCGGTCTCCCCGCGCGGGTACCGCCTGCTCGCCAAGGTCCCCCGCCTGCCCGGCGCGATCATCGACCGCCTGGTCGAACACTTCGGCGGCCTCCAGAAGCTCCTCGCCGCCAGCGTCGACGACCTCCAGACGGTCGACGGCGTGGGCGAGGCCCGCGCCCGCAGCGTCCGCGAGGGCCTGTCCCGCCTGGCAGAGTCCTCAATCCTGGAACGCTACGTCTAA